The genomic DNA CGGCTGGCCCAGCTCGTGCAGCACGAAGTTGGTGACATCCACTACGTTGTTAATCGGCGAGAGCCCGATGCTGCGCAGCCGGCGTTGCAGCCACTCAGGCGAGGGGCCGACTTTCACCTCATCCAAAAGCAAGCCGGCGTAGCGCGGGCAGGCTTGCTCATCTTCCAGCGTCACCCTAATGTTGGCCCCTTCGGAGGGGGTAGCAAAGGCACTGACGTCGGGCAACTGCGCGGGCTGGCCCAGCAGGGCGCGCAGCTCGCGGGCCACGCCGTAGTGCGAGGCGGCGTCGGCGCGGTTGGGCGTGAGGCCGATTTCGAACACCGTGTCGGCGGCCAAGCCGAAGTAGTCGGCAGCGGGCGTGCCGTCGGGCAGGTCGGTGTCGAGCACCATAATGCCAGCGTGCGACTGGCCCAGGCCGATTTCATCCTCGGCGCAAATCATGCCTTCGGAGGCCGCGCCGCGGATTTTTGACTTCTTTATTTTGAAAGGCTCGCCGGTCGTGGGGTGCAGCATCGCACCTTCCAGGGCCACTACTACGCGCTGGCCGGCGGCCACGTTGGGCGCGCCGCACACAATCTGGCGCGGGGTTTCGTCGCCCACGGCCACGGTGGTCAGGCTCAGCTTGTCGGCGTCGGGGTGGCGCGCGCAGGTGAGCACGGTGCCCAGCACCACGCCGCGCAGGCCACCGGGAATGCTTTCCAGGTCGGTCAGGCTTTCTACTTCGAGGCCGGAGCCGGTGAGCAGCGCCCCGACTTCAGCGGCGGGCAGGGGGGTAGGGAACAGCGTTTTAAGCCAGTCGAAGGAGATAGTCATGGGCAAAAAGCGCCGGTAGTGCAAGGGCCGGGCGCGTTTGGCAAAGGTACGGGCAGGCGGGGCGCCCCAAAATGCGCGCTTGCTGCCGCCAACGCCGGGGTCCCGTAGGGTGCGGGGCTTGCCCCCGCCCGGCGCATGAACGAATTCAGCGCAAAACGTTCACGCGCCGGGCGGGGGCAAGCCCCGCACCCTACTTCGGTCAATAATTTACCATACGCAGTGCATATTCCCTGATTATCAGCTACATTCAACCTAACGAAGTGCTCGTAACCGTCCCACTCCTTAGCCGCTCCCTGCCTTATGCTGCCTATTCATTTTGCGCCGCATCCGGCGCTGCTGGAGTTTATCGACAGCATTTTTGTGGTCGATATTGACTTTCGGGCGGGCACCGGCTTGTCGTCCATCTACCCCTTCGTGCCCACGCACAACCGGTTTTTGTGCTTTTACCTCCACGACCAGGTGAAGGTGAGCAAGGGGCCGGGCCAGGAGTTTGTTCAGCGGGCGCGGTCCATCATTATCGGGCCGCAACTGACGCCCGTGACCCTCGACCTGGGCCAGCAGCACCAGGCCATCGTGGTGAACCTCAAGCCCGCCGCCATGTACCGGCTGCTGGGCATTCCGATGACCGAGCTGCTGGACCGCGACTACGACGCCCGCCTGGTCATGGGCCGGGAAATTGACGAGCTGCTGGAGCGCTTGCACGAGGCCCGTGGCCCCGCGGCGCGCAACGACGTCACGCAGCGCTACCTGCTGGACAAGCTACCCCAGCTCAAGCCCTTGCTGCCTTTCGACCTGGCCATGCTGCACCAGGTGCGGGCCAGCGGCAACCTGCCCATTGAGCGGCTGGCGGCGCGGGCCTGCCTGAGCGTGCGGCAGTTCGAGCGCAAGTCGTACGAGCGGCTGGGCCTGTCGCCCAAGGTGTATAGCCGCATGATTCGCTTTTCGCACGCCTACAAATACAAGGAAACCGCGCCGCATCTTTCCTGGACCGAAATCGCTTACCGCTGCGGCTATTTCGACCAGATGCATTTCATCCGGGACTTTAAATTCTTCGCGGGCTTCACGCCGAGTATGCTAAAAAAGGAAGAAATAAAGAAGTCGGTGGTCTTCCACACGATGGAAGATTTAAGCATTTCCTTTTGAGGTGCTATCCCGTTGATAATGTCGCATTTGTACTAGGCGTCGGGTTGGGCGGGCGGGTACTTTTGGGAACAGAATTTTTCTTCACCCTACCCCCCTCCCACAGCTATGGCTAAACTCACTGCCCCGGTCGCGTTTACCAAAATCGACCCTTCCATCATCAGCGCGGCCCAGACCAATAGCGCGGTTACGATGCTAAATACGCTGACCACCGAGCTGCAAAAACGGTTCGACGAGCTAGGCGGCGCCAGCTTCTTTGGGCCGCTGGAAAAGAAGGATGTAAACACCTGGTATTTTCAGAATGGCTGCCTATCCTACAATGGCACCCTGAAAAAAGCCGTGGAAATTCACGGCGAAATCTACAAAAAATGGCAGACGCTGGGCGGCCTGGCCTGGGGCAAGCCCGACACCGACGAGTCGCCCTGCGCCGATGGCACGGGCCGCTTCAACCACTTCAACCACGGGGCCAATACCATTATGTGGTCGCCCCAAACGGGGGCCAACGGCGTGGGCGGCGACATTCACCAGCGCTGGGCGGCGCTGGGCTGGGAGCGCTCGTACTTGGGCTACCCCACCAGCGACGAGGTAAATTTTCCGGACGGCGGCCGCGTCAACGCTTTTCAGCACGGCGGCATCTACTGGTGGTCCGACACCGGGGCCATTGATTTGAACGACGTGTCGGTGGCCTACACCGGGCTGGTGTGCTTCAAGGAAACCGGCGAGTCGTCGGGGTCCGATGAGCCCTACGCGGTGCTCGGGGTTATCACGCCTTTTGCCACCTACAATTACCGAACTAAAACCTACGGCGGCGTCGATTCTAACACCAGCCGGCCCGATTTGATGGAAGTGTACCGGGGCAAGCCCAATGGCATCTCTATCAGCGTGTTGCTCATGGAAGCGGACCAGGGCGACCCCGCCAAGTATCAGAAGGAAATAACCGCCGCCATCCAAAAAGTGCATGAGGCCGGCACGGCGGCCCTGGGCTTCATTCCCGTGGTGGGGGTAGGGATTGCCGCCGTGCTGGGTCCGCTCATCCAGAAATTTATCCCCGATATCGGCAAGGCTATCAACGGCTTGTTTGGCTTTGGCGATGACATCATCGGCTCGCAGACTATTACTCTGACGGGCAAGGACATGATTATCCTGGCCAGCAAAACCGGCAACTCGACCCTTAAAAACGTGGGGTTCAAGTTTGCGACCAACAACCTGCTGGGCCAGCATGCCAACTACAAAGTGTATTTCGGCATCGTGCCGGTATAGGCCGGCGGCCTTCATCAACAACCGGGCGGCCGCCACGCGGCGGCCGCCTGCCTGCTACCCCTCCCCGTTTTTCTTTTCTGAACTTATGAAAACTAATCTGGCTTTGTTTGGCGCTGCGGCGCTGCTTACGCTATCGGCCGCCACGCAGCCAGCCGGCGCCACCCCGCCCCAGCGCCCTACCCCCACCCCGGCGGCCAGCCGCGCCCTCAACCCCGACGAGCAGCTGTTTACCACCCTTATCGGGCGGGTAAGCACGGCCATCGAAAAGCAGGACATGGCGGCTTTTGGCAAATTTCTGGCCCCCGAATACGTGCACTACAACCCCGGCAATGGCAGCGGCAACCGCGCCGAGGAGCTGGCCTACGTGGGCAGCTGGACCAAAACCACCATCCAACCAAAGGGTCCGGTGAAGGTGAACCGCTACGGCAATACGGCCATCACCGTCTCCACTTCCACCTTCAGCGGAGTGGCTGACGGCAAGGACTTTAACACTGCCCTTCAAATGATGATTGCCTGGGTGCTGCGCGACGGCCAGTGGCAAATGGCCGTGGTGCAGTCGAAGCTGATGCCAGCGTAATGGTGAGATGGTGAGTAAAAGAACGTCATGCTGAGCTTGTCGAAGCATCTCGCTCGCATCGTTGAACGGATTGATTTTAGTGCAGCACGCGAGATGCTTCGACAAGCTCAGCATGACGTTCTTTTACTCACCATCTCACCACCTCACTATTTCACTACTCACCACTAAGCTGCTCGCCGGCCAGCACGGGCACGCTCAGGCGGTTGTCGGCGGGCGGCTTGGGGCAGCTGTAGTCGTGGTTGTAGGCGCAGAAAGGGTTGTAGGCCGCGTTAAAATCGAGGCTGATTTCGGAGGCTTCGGGAGTGGGGATAGGCAGGTCGAGGTAGCGGCCGCCGGCGTAGGTCTGCTGGCCGTTCGTGGGGTCGGTGAAGGGAAGAAATAATTCCTGGCCCGCCCCTACCCCCTGCTTTTGCAGCAACGTCAACTTTTGCGGCCGGCCGGCCAGGGTAAACTCGGCGGTGCCCCAGCGCGCGTAGGCATCGGCCGAGCCGCGGGTGAGCGCCAGCGGCAGCGGGGTCAGCACGGCCGCCCGCACGAGGCGTGCCACCACGCGGTAGGCCGCGTCGGGGCCGTAGTAGCGCAGGCCATTGAAGGCCGCGCGCTGCCCGGCCGGAATGGGCGAGCTGGCGCTGGTGCGGAAGGCGTTATCTTTCTGCTGCCGGGCCTGGCGCACCTGGGCCAGGTAGGCGGGGTCGGGCGCGGCGGGGGGGTAGGCGGCTGGCTGCCTGAGAAATTGTAGAGCAGCAGGCCAACGACCGCCAGCAGGCCGGCGGCCAGGAAAATTTTACGCATGGGAAGTAGCGCGAACGTTAGCTTCGCTGACCTTCGGTTGTAGTTCGCGGCCCCGCGCCGTGTCAACGGTCGTCGTTCTGGGTCGCGAACTACAAAGTTCGCGCTACTGGGCTACTGCGCCGTTACAGCATTCCTTCGTCGGCGAAACTGTAGTAGCCGTTGTCGGTGTAGATGAGGTGGTCGAGGATGGGCAGGTCGAGAAAATTGCCGGCTTCCTTGAGCTTTTTGGTGAGCGAAATATCGGCCCCGCTGGGCTGGCGGTTGCCGCTGGGGTGGTTGTGCACCAGAATAATGCTGCTGGCCAGGTTTTCGAGGGCGTGCTTAAAAATGAGCTTGGGGTCGGCCACGGTGCCGGCCACGCCGCCGCTGCTGATTTTTTCCTGGCGCATCACCACGTTGGCGCGGTTCAGCAAAATCACCCAAAATTCCTCGTGGGGCAGGTCTTGCAGCGCCGGCCGCACTAGCTGGTGAATGTCGCGCGAGCTGGTGATGGTGGTGCGCCGGCCCGCGCCGGCTTCCTTGCGGCGGCGGCCCAGCTCCAGGGCCGCCACCACCGTAATAGCTTTGGCCGGCCCGATGCCGGGATGCCGACACAGCTGCTTGATACTGAGCCGGGCCAGTTCATTCAAGTCATTATCAACGGCTTGCAGCATGAGCATGGCCACGTCTACGGCCGTGAGCTTGGTGGTGCCCGAGCCCAGCAGGATGGCCAGCAGCTCGGCGTCGGAGAGGGCGGCGCGGCCCTTCTGCATCATTTTTTCGCGCGGGCGGTCCTCCTCGGCCCAGCTCTTGATGCCGAAGCTGGCGGGCGCGGTGTAGGGGGCGGCGAGGGGCAGGTCGGCGGCGGCTTCGGGCGAAAGCGGGGGGGTAGGCGGCATAGAAGCGTTTTAGTATAGCGGCCCAAGATAAAGTAAAAACCGGGTTCGCGCGTCAGCCCCGGCCGCCCCGCCGCCCGCCAAACCAAAAGCCGCGGTGGGTAGTTTGGCAGTCCATATGCGCAATCCATTCGTTTTCTGGGGAATTTTCTTGTTAGCTATCGTGGCCGAAACCTACGGCTACGTGGCCGTGCGCACCGCCCTGGCGCCCAGCTCGGCGGCGGCGCGGCGCGGCTTTGCTATTAGCTACTGGGCGCTCACGCTGGGGCTGTGGGCGCTGTGCTTCTGGGCGGCCCGCACCCGGCACGACGGCCCGGTGGTGCTCAAAACCTACCTGCTGGCCGCGCCGCTGCTGCTGCTGGCGGCCAAGCTGGTGGTGGTTTTTCCGTTGCTCTTAGAAGACCTCACGCGCCTCGGGCGCTGGGCGGCCGGCGGCTTCGGCGGCGCGGCGGGGGGTAGGGCCACGGCCGTAGAGCCTATTTCGCGCAGCCAGTTTATCAGCCGGCTGGCGCTGGGGCTGGGCGCGGTGCCGCTGCTGGCGCTGCTCTGGGGCATGGTGAAGGGCAAAACTGACTACAAGGTGCGCCGCGTGGTGCTGCGCTACCCCAACCTGCCGGCGTCATTCGACGGCTTTAAGATTTTGCAAATCTCCGACCTGCACACGGGCTCGTTCAATGGCAACCTGGAGCCGATGCGCCGCGCCGTGGGCATTATCAACGCTCAGAAAGCTGACCTCATTGTGATGACCGGCGACCTCGTGAACGACCGCGCCACGGAGGTAGAGCCGCACATCGAGGCGCTGGCGGGCATCAAGTCGGACCTGCCGATTTTCTCCATCCTGGGCAACCACGACTACGGCGACTACGTGCAGTGGCCCAACACCGAGGCCAAGCGCGAAAATCTGCAACGCCTGGCCCGCAACCACGCCAAAATCGGCTGGCGCCTGCTGCTGGATGAAAGCCACACCATCCGGCGCGGGGCCGACGAGCTGGCCGTGCTGGGCGTGCAAAACTGGAGCAGCCACCCCAACTTTCCGAAGCATGGCAACCTGGCGCAGGCCCACGCGGCCAGCGGCAACGCGCCGTTTAAGCTGCTGCTCTCGCACGACCCCTCGCACTGGGAGGCGCAGGTACTTGATTACAAAGACATTGACCTCACGCTCAGCGGCCATACCCACGGCATGCAGTTTGGCGTGAACCTGCCCGGCTTTAAGTGGAGCCCGGTGCAGTATTCTTACCCGCAGTGGGCGGGCATTTATGAGCAGGGGCGGCAAAAGCTGTACGTGAACGTGGGCCTGGGCTACCTCGGTTTTCCGGGGCGGGTAGGCTTTTTGCCCGAAATAACGCTGCTGGAGCTGCGCCGGGCTTAGTGGGGCATCTGGCACTTGTTAATGAAGGAATAGTGAGGATAACCTGTGGCTGGCAGTTGCGTTAAAGGCCGAACCAAAAGCCTCATTCTCTTACAATTTCCCCCTTCTCATGAAAAATACCTTGTTGCTGCTGTTCGGCGCTTCGGCTCTCTCATTGGCCTCTTGTTCGCAGGAAAAAACGGCTGACACCACGACTACCACAGCGGTGCCCGCCGATGGCGCTGCCACGACCACTACTACCGTGAGTGATGCCACTTACAAAACGCGTGGCACCCGCATGGCCGACAAGTTTGCCTCGGACATGAAAATCAGCGACGAGCCAACCAAAGAGAAGTTGCGCACGGCCTATTACAATCGCTCGAAGCGCTATGACGAGCTGATGGCCAAGTACAAAGCCGATACGGCCGGCTACGCCGCTGCCCGGCGCGACTACAACAAAGCCACCGACCAGGAATTTCAGACTATCCTGCTAGTGCCGGCGCAGTACAATTCCTACCAGTCGTCGCGCCCGACTTATGACGAGGCCAGTAACCTTGATACTGCCGACCAGACGGCCGGTGCCGCGAGCGCCACGATGCCTTCCGATAGCAGCTCGACCACGACTAATTCGACCGCGACCACGGAGGAAGCGCCGACCTCGACGATGAGCGGTGCCAACGTGGCTAAAGGCAAAACCAAGATGACCGACGGCTCGAAATTGAAAGTAAAAGATGACGGCACCGTGAAAGTGAAAGATGCTGCCGGCAACAAGACCAAAATGTAGTCTTTGAACGGTGAAAACCGCTTATTAGCCTGCGAGAGGCCCGCGTCTGCAACGACGCGGGCTTTTTTTGCTTCATTTGGTAGCAGCTTTGCGGTAGCGTTGCGTTAAAGAATACGTGTTTTTACCAGTCCCCTTGCTTTTTATTAAACACAAGCTGCTCTTAATCAGCTTATTGCTGACTTTCGTGCTGGCAGCACCGGCCGCGTGGGCGCAGGCCGGCAGCCCTTCGCCGGTAGTGCGCGTGAGCGGCACTATTTCGGCGGCGGCGAGCCGGCAGCCGGTGCCGGGCGCCACGGTGCTGGTGCGGCGCACGCACCTGGGCCTGGCGGCCGATGAAAAGGGCGCGTTTTTTATTACGGCCCTAGCCACGGACACGCTGGTGTTTCGGGCGGTGGGCTACAAGCCGCACCTGCTGGTGCTGGGCGGCACCACCCTCTCGCAGCTGGTGGTGCAGGTGAGGCTGGTGCGCGACTCCATTCAGCTGGGCGAGGTGCGCGTGACGGCCGACCGCCCCGACCGCGCCATGATTAACCGGGCGCTGCGCAATATGAAGCGCCCTACCCCCCCGGTGGTGAAGATACCCAAGCGCGCCCCCAAACCCAAGCCGCTGTTTGCCGTGGACTCGACCGCGCCCCGGCCCGAGGCGCCCACCATCAGCGGCTCGAACGTGGACTGGCTCTACGACCAGTTTTCGCGCCAGGGCAAGGAGCGCCGCAAGGTGGAGCAGCTCAAAGCCCGCGACGCGGCCGAGGCCGCCGCCAAGAAACAGGCCGAGTACAACAAAGCCTTCCGCGACAATCGCGGGTATGAGTAAGATTTTCGGGCTCCTGGTTCTTTTGGATTCCTGGTTCCTACTTCCTGGTTGGCATTTGAACCAGAAACCAGGAACTAGCAATCAGAAACTAACAACCAAGAACCAGGAACTCAAAAACCGCGTAAGCCCACGGGATGAAGATTGGGTATCCTTGCGTGAATGAAACGCTGCCGTGCAGTGCGGGCAGCACGTTTCGGCTGGCCTCGTACTCGGCCGAGCGGCTGGCGGCCACCGTGGCGGCCAACCTGGCTTGCCTCCAGCAGATATTGGAATGGAACGTGGCTCACGGGCTGTTGTTTTTCCGCATCGGGTCCGATGTGGTGCCCTTTGGTTCGCACGAGGTTAATACCTATCCCTGGCAGCGCGAATTTCGGAGCGAGTTTCGGGCCATCGGCGACTACGTGCGGCGGCACGGGCTGCGCGTCTCGTTTCACCCCGGCCAGTATGTGTTGATTAACTCGCCCGACGCGGGCATCGTGGGCCGCAGCGTGGCCGATTTGGTGTATCAGGGCGCGATGCTCGATTTGATGGAGCTTGATACCACGGCCAAGCTGCAGATTCACGCCGGCGGCGTGTATGGTGACAAAGGCACGGCGCTGGCCCGCTGGGTCGATACGTTTCAAAACCTGGTGCCGGCTGCCGTGCAGGCCCGGCTGGTGGTCGAAAACGACGACCGCCTCTACAGCCTGCGCGAGTGCCTGAGCCTGCACGACGAAACCGGCGTGCCCATTCTATTTGATAATTTCCACCACGAATGCCTCAACCACGGCGAGCCCATGCGCGAGGCCCTGCGCCTGGCCGCCGCCACTTGGCACCCCACCCGCGACGGCGTGCCGATGCTGGACTATAGCTCACAGGCCCCCGATGAGCGGCGCGGCAAGCACACCACCACACTGGTGCCCGCACTGTTCGAAGGCTTTCTGGCTGACCTCGACGGGCTGGAGGTGGATATGATGCTCGAAATCAAAGACAAAGAAGCTAGCGCCGTGCGGGCTGCTGAAATACTGCGCGCGCGTGGGCTGTTGCCGCCCATGCCGGCGGGCTACGCGCCGCCCGCGTTTGCGCCGCGCCCTACCCCCCTTATTTCTCCCAAAGCCGCCGCGCCCAAGCGCCGGGCTGCCAAGGCCGCCCCCACGCAGCCGGCTGATTAATTCGACTTTCCCTTTTCCCTACCCCCCCTGTTTTACCATGAATGACTTGTTGCACGCCACCCTATCGGGGTTGCAAAATGGCCTGACCAGCTTGCCGCTGGGCTCGGCGATGGATAATACCGAAACCTGGCAGCAGCGGTTTCTGCAAAGCGGCCAGCCCGAGTTTCAGGACATTGCCCGCGAAATGGGCAACCTGCAATCGCTGCTCACGAGCGGCAGCCTGAGCGCCACGGCCATCGGCAACTCGCTGACCATGCTCGGCGACCAGACCAGCCAGGCCAGCCACCACGCCCCCGCCGACCTCAAAGCCGACCTGCTGAAGCTGGCCGACACGCTGCGCCGCCACGGCCACGACCTGCTGGCCCACGCCAGCTAAAACCGGCACCCTACCCCACCAAAAAGGCTGGCCTCCCGTTGTGGGAGGCCAGCCTTTTTGGTGGGGTAGGGAAATGGATAAAACCTACATTTTGGTTTTCATCTTGCCTTTGCCGCCCATCATTTCGCCTTTGCGCTTGGTGGTTTTGCGCTTAGTGGCGTTGCTGGGCGTGTCATATTCGTTGCCGGTGGGCTTGGTCACGACGGTGCCGGCGTCTTCGGCCGCGTTGTTCATGCTGCTGCGGGTAGTGTTGGGGCTGGCCATCGTGGCAGGTGCCTGGCTGGCGCGGGGGCTAACGGGCGCGGTTTGGGCGCTGGCGCTGCCAAAGCAGCAAGTAGCGGCGAGGGCGAACAGAAGATTTTTGGTATTCATATTAAAAAAGAAATAAACAGGGTTCTACAAATAGCCGTTAGGGCTGGATGGTGGGGCTTACTACGCTAGGCAGCGAGTTGTTTTGGGGCAGCTGCGGGCGGCGCTGGTTCACATTGCTGGAGCCTACCCCCCGGCTGGGCACGATATCGCTCGACTGCCGCGACGCGCGCTGCGGAATGAGCCCCTGCTCCCGCACGTCGGGCACCGCCGTGGGTGACTCATCGGGCGTGCCCGCGATGGGCACCGAGCCAGTAAGGCGGCTGGGCTGGGCATCGTAGCCGGTGGACGTACGCTGCACTTGTGAAGGCCCCTGAATGGTACTTTGGTTGAGGGCCGGGTTTACGGGCGGCACGCTGGTTTGGTTTTGAGCGCCGCCGCGCATGGGTGCCGTCGCGTCGAAGGGCACTGTTTGGGCGCGGGCGGTGCCGGCGGCCAGGCCCACAGCTACTAGTAGAATTAACGTTTTCATGATAAGGTATTTAGGCTAATTAACGCGCGATAAAAAAGCCGGCTGCCCGGCAATGGGGCAGCCGGCTTTTATACGGCTAAAGGCAGTAGCGTGGCTACTATAAATTCGCCTTAGTTGGTGGGCGTCATCGTCGATTTGGTCTTGGTCGTCTTCGACTTCATGCGGTGCTCACGGCGCATGGCGCGCTGGTCGCCGCTCGACGTGCCGTTGCGCGTGGTGCCCGTGCCCATCGTGCCATTGTTCATGGTGCCATCGCGCATCGCGCCATTGTTCATGGTGCCATTGCCCATTGTGCCCGTGCTCGGGGTGGTTGTGGTGCCCGTGCCCATCGTGCCGGTGGTGCCGGTAGTAGTGCCGGGGGTAGTCTGGGCGAAGGCGGCGCTGGTGCAAAGGGCAAAAGCAGCGGCGAGGAAAATGCTGGAAACTTTCATGGGAAAAGAGAAAATGGTGGACAAATTGGTTGTGAACCTGGCCTTATACGGGCCGCCGCACTTAGCTTGTTGTCTGATTCACAGTATTTTCTCATTATTTTTTATAAACTCGGCACTAGAGCTTTCACTACTTACTCATGCTGACTAGCTTAGTATGGTGCGGCAAACAGGGGGTAGGGCGGACTACCAAGTCCGCGCTACCCCCCACGACGGCGCTTATTTAGTGGCACTGCGTAACAGCAGTAAGTGCTTGCAGTGGGCCTACCGACTACAGGCTGGTATTTTTCGCAACCAATTAGTATCCAGATTTATACAAGCGGGCACACTTTTTTTATCTTATAATTTATCCGTAAATAAATTGTCTTATCGTCAGCAAAGCTTTATCATCTCAGTGTCACAAACCAGGCCGCTTTGTCCTTGCGGCACCAGCCCTACCCCCCTTCCTTTGCTACTACTCCCGCTGGGCCGGGGTCCTTTCCAACCTGTTCCTTTTCCAAACCAGAAGCAAGCAAACGCCTTCCCGGCCGCGGGGAGGCGTTTGCTTGCTTCCGGGGCTCTCGTCGCCAACTTGCGCTTGCTTTTCCTACCCCCTCTGCCCTGCTGTATGGCTGCTTTCCGATTAATTTTGCTGCTGAGCGGCTGGCTGCTCGCGCCACTGGCCGGCCGGGCGCAGGCCGCCTACCCTACCCCCGTCGGGGGCGACTATGCGCTGGCCAACTTTCGGTTTGAGAGCGGCGAAACTTTGCCGGTGCTCAACCAGCACTATACCACCGTGGGCCAGCCCCGCCGCGACAAAAGCGGCCGGGTAGTAAACGCGGTGCTCATTATGCACGGCACCACGGGCGCGGGCACCAGCTTTTTGAGCGACTTGTTCGCCGGGCATTTATTTGGGCCGGGGCAGCCGCTGGACGCGGCCAGGTACTACGTCATCCTGCCCGACGCCATCGGCCACGGCAAATCGAGCAAGCCCAGCAATGGCCTGCGGATGAAATTCCCGAAATACACTTACGATGATATGGTGGTGGCCAACTACCGCCTGCTCACCGAAAAGCTGGGGGTAGCGCACGCCCGCCTCATCATGGGCACCTCGATGGGCGGCATGGAAACCTGGGTGTGGGGCTACAAATATCCCGACTACATGGATGCCCTGCTGCCCCTGGCCAGCCTGCCCGTGGAGATTGCCGGCCGCAACCGCATGCTACGCAAAATGGCCATCGACATGATAGAAATGGACCCCGCCTGGCAGGGTGGCAACTACACCACCGAGCCCAAAGTGGGCCTCACGGGTGCCGCGTCGTCGCTGATTTTCATGACCAGCAGCCCCAAGCAGATGCAGAAGCTGGCGCCCACCCGCGCCCTGGCCGAAACCGCGCTCGCCAAGACCGAAGCCAACCTCTACAAAGTGCTCGATGCCAACGACTTCATTTACCAGTTCGATGCCTCGCGCGACTACGACCCGGCCCCGCACCTGGCGGCCATCAAGGCCCCGCTGTTCGCCATCAACTCGGCCGACGACCAGGTGAACCCGCCCGAGCTGGGCATTATGGACACCGAAATCAAGAAAGTGGCGCAGGGTCGCTACATCCTGCTGCCCATCACGGACCTCACCACCGGCCACGGCACGCACTCCAACCCCACCATCTGGGGCACTTATCTGGAGGAATTACTGAAGCTGACGGAGCCAAAATAAGCTTGCTTGTCCTTTATTTTTTGAGGGGTAGGGCCGGAAAGCGAGCCGGCGGGCGGCGGTGGTGCGTGGCCTGCTCATAAGCGTAGGCGTAGGTGATGAGGGTAGGCTCATCAAACGAGCGACCCAGGAACTGCAAGCCGGCGGGCAGATTGTCGTAGGTGAAGCCCATCGGCACCGTGAAGGCCGGCTGGCCGGTATGCGGCGCGATGAGCTGGCTGTTATCCCCCTTATAGCCCTTGAAATCGCCGATTTTGGCGGGCGGATTATTCCAGGTGGGGTACACGAGCGCGCCAAGTTTTTGGCCGTCCATCACGGCCGTCACCGCGTTGCGAAAGGCGATGCGGCGCGGGTCGGTGTAAGCCTCGCCCCGGCCGGCCACGCTGGCGCTGGGCGCTACGCCGTGGGCCAGCTCATCCTGCAAATTTTCCTTGATGTAGGCCGCGTACTTGCCCGAGG from Hymenobacter psoromatis includes the following:
- a CDS encoding DNA mismatch repair protein MutT, translated to MRNPFVFWGIFLLAIVAETYGYVAVRTALAPSSAAARRGFAISYWALTLGLWALCFWAARTRHDGPVVLKTYLLAAPLLLLAAKLVVVFPLLLEDLTRLGRWAAGGFGGAAGGRATAVEPISRSQFISRLALGLGAVPLLALLWGMVKGKTDYKVRRVVLRYPNLPASFDGFKILQISDLHTGSFNGNLEPMRRAVGIINAQKADLIVMTGDLVNDRATEVEPHIEALAGIKSDLPIFSILGNHDYGDYVQWPNTEAKRENLQRLARNHAKIGWRLLLDESHTIRRGADELAVLGVQNWSSHPNFPKHGNLAQAHAASGNAPFKLLLSHDPSHWEAQVLDYKDIDLTLSGHTHGMQFGVNLPGFKWSPVQYSYPQWAGIYEQGRQKLYVNVGLGYLGFPGRVGFLPEITLLELRRA